The following proteins are encoded in a genomic region of Neoarius graeffei isolate fNeoGra1 chromosome 6, fNeoGra1.pri, whole genome shotgun sequence:
- the LOC132888363 gene encoding extracellular calcium-sensing receptor-like, with translation MDLKQAILQYVSCSPEKHCQHFWTLTLEEVSWPFAFDQQFWDTCWWWLRVDDRDVEGIINLVTLEQFIACLLLAKGENCHILENPAYPLLSKDGDIIIGAVFSMHDGIQRQLLPYTEKQPLIYIRFNLREFRPAQMIIFATDEINRSNSLLPNVSVGYRIYDNCDSRLLSMKAAMALMNGMDITANDACCGQAIIGESESTPTLTRSAGPFKILVISHSATCDFLSNRKDYFSFFRTTMSDCHQWKALAYLIKHFGWSWVGTVNSDNNDANNGIDIFLEAAKEEGICVEYSEKFEQSDTAKIRKVVSIIKKGTAKVIILVLTQIDMNILIDHIILKDVSSYLYQFIGGEGWITEVNLITPASYNIFSGAIGFDVGKLNSDSFADYVVNGFWQTVYPCLHTEEHVSQTENNCRKYEDMIPFENYNEDISELRYAKTIYSAAYAVAHSLQSLLRCTENQTCEKDKTIQPWQDVEPLKNVNFKTKLREQVWFDSTGATVAKYDVVNWQPGFNGEVQFKVVGFHDASLPIGQQFVLNDEDIVWEMREKPRSVCSESCPPGTRKAVQNGRPVCCYDCVEGEISNQTDSNNCEQCPGEYWSNADRDKCMLKVIEFLSFTEVMGTILVLFSLFGVTLTVQVAILFLIEKNTPTGKANNSELNFLLLFFLTLCFLCSLTFIGQPSEWSCTLCHPAFGIMFVLCIFCLLGKTIVVLMALWDTLPSSNVIKCFGLLQQRLIVFAFAFIQVLIYVFCLTVSSPFPYKNMNYDKEKIILECNLGSVVGFWGVLGYIGVLALLCLVLSFLARKLPDNIKEAKFITFSILILCSVWITFIPAYVSSPGKCTVAVEIFVILASSLALLFCIFTPKCYIILLKLELNTKKNMMAKMASKSL, from the exons ATggacctgaagcaagccatcCTGCAGTATGTCAGCTGCTCCCCGGAAAAACATTGTCAGCACTTCTGGACActgacattggaggaggtcagctggccATTTGCATTCGACCAACAATTCTGGgacacctgctggtggtggctgagggtggacgaCCGTGATGTAGAggggatcatcaatctggtgacaTTGGAGCAGTTTATCGCATGTCTTCT CTTGGCAAAGGGAGAAAATTGCCATATTCTGGAAAACCCAGCATATCCTCTACTGTCTAAAGATGGAGATATAATAATTGGAGCTGTCTtttcaatgcatgatggtatacaaAGGCAGTTACTGCCATATACTGAAAAACAACCTTTAATCTACATTAG atttAACCTCAGAGAATTCCGCCCTGCTCAGATGATTATTTTTGCAACTGATGAAATCAACAGAAGCAACAGCTTGCTCCCAAATGTCTCAGTTGGTTACAGGATTTATGACAATTGTGATTCAAGATTGTTATCTATGAAGGCAGCCATGGCTTTGATGAATGGTATGGATATAACAGCAAATGATGCCTGCTGTGGACAAGCCATCATAGGGGAGTCAGAATCTACCCCTACACTCACAAGATCTGCAGGGCCTTTTAAGATACTAGTG ATAAGTCACTCTGCCACATGTGACTTTTTGAGCAACAGGAAAGATTACTTCTCTTTTTTCAGGACTACTATGAGTGACTGCCACCAATGGAAAGCATTGGCATATTTGATCAAGCACTTTGGCTGGTCTTGGGTGGGAACTGTGAACAGTGATAATAACGATGCCAATAATGGAATAGACATTTTTCTTGAAGCAGCCAAAGAGGAAGGGATATGTGTTGAGTACTCTGAGAAGTTTGAGCAGTCAGATACTGCCAAAATCAGGAAAGTGGTCAGTATTATTAAAAAAGGCACAGCCAAAGTAATTATCTTAGTTCTTACCCAAATTGACATGAACATTCTCATAGACCATATTATTCTAAAGGATGTCAGTAGCTACCTGTACCAGTTTATTGGTGGTGAAGGATGGATTACTGAAGTCAACCTAATAACACcagcaagttacaacatattcaGTGGAGCCATTGGTTTTGATGTGGGAAAACTGAATAGTGATAGTTTTGCTGACTATGTTGTCAATGGATTTTGGCAAACAGTGTATCCTTGCCTGCATACAGAGGAACATGTTTCTCAAACTGAAAACAACTGCAGGAAATATGAAGATATGATTCCATTTGAAAACTACAATGAAGACATATCAGAATTGAGATATGCAAAAACGATCTACAGTGCAGCTTATGCTGTGGCACATTCTCTGCAAAGCCTGTTGAGATGCACAGAAAATCAGACTTGTGAGAAAGACAAGACAATACAACCATGGCAG GATGTTGAGCCTCTAAAAAACGTCAATTTTAAAACAAAATTGCGAGAACAGGTGTGGTTTGACAGCACTGGGGCAACAGTGGCAAAATATGATGTGGTAAACTGGCAACCAGGGTTCAATGGAGAAGTGCAGTTTAAAGTTGTGGGCTTTCATGATGCCTCTCTGCCAATAGGACAACAATTTGTCCTAAATGATGAAGATATTGTGTGGGAGATGAGAGAG AAGCCAAGGTCTGTGTGCAGTGAAAGCTGTCCTCCAGGCACCAGAAAAGCTGTACAGAATGGAAGGCCTGTCTGCTGCTACGACTGTGTAGAGGGAGAGATTAGCAACCAGACAG ATTCAAATAACTGTGAGCAGTGTCCAGGAGAATATTGGTCTAATGCTGACAGAGATAAATGTATGTTAAAGGTCATAGAGTTTCTTTCATTTACAGAGGTTATGGGGACAATACTGgtacttttttctttgtttggcGTGACATTAACTGTGCAAGTAGCTATTTTATTTCTAATAGAAAAGAACACTCCCACTGGCAAGGCCAACAATTCTGAGCTGAACTTCCTGCTGCTGTTCTTCCTGACTCTGTGTTTCCTCTGTTCACTTACATTCATTGGACAGCCCTCTGAGTGGTCCTGTACACTGTGTCATCCAGCGTTTGGGATCATGTTTGTCCTCTGTATCTTCTGTCTACTGGGTAAAACAATAGTGGTGTTAATGGCCTTATGGGATACACTTCCCAGCAGTAATGTCATAAAATGTTTTGGGCTTCTACAGCAGAGACTCATTGTTTTTGCTTTCGCTTTCATACAAGTCCTTATTTATGTGTTTTGTTTAACAGTTTCTTCTCCTTTCCCCTACAAGAACATGAACTACGACAAGGAAAAAATCATATTAGAATGTAACTTGGGCTCAGTTGTAGGTTTTTGGGGTGTGCTGGGTTATATAGGAGTTCTTGCTTTATTGTGCCTTGTTTTGTCTTTTCTAGCTAGAAAGCTGCCAGATAATATTAAAGAAGCTAAATTCATCACATTCAGCATACTCATATTATGTTCTGTGTGGATAACCTTTATTCCAGCTTATGTCAGCTCCCCTGGAAAATGTACTGTAGCTGTGGAAATATTTGTTATTTTGGCCTCCAGCTTGGCTTTACTATTCTGTATATTTACACCTAAATGTTATATTATTCTGCTTAAACTTGAACTAAACACAAAGAAAAATATGATGGCTAAAATGGCATCTAAATCACTTTAA